From a single Gadus morhua chromosome 3, gadMor3.0, whole genome shotgun sequence genomic region:
- the LOC115540896 gene encoding uncharacterized protein LOC115540896 translates to MDYCRAVPCLVWVLLASVAAESRFEKSSGSPYGMVGDLAEQVGTYLRQLAQEKAVVSAQKTFSEVVAVAAEALAAGINVCSRYLSQLLAAIGVNDVLPSSQASAKGVVFVGQWLLFALIGYWLLWLLVRSLASTLRFGFWLLKVGGALIAFGLILSDHTAAMETTAIRLAVLVLLCVLLGVGPWRGGAKDDKSIQLEKHVKTLERRVREMERMIE, encoded by the exons ATGGACTACTGCCGAGCTGTCCCCTGTCTGGTGTGGGTTCTACTCGCCTCTGTAGCGGCAGAAAGTCGGTTTGAAAAGAGCTCCGGGTCTCCTTACGGGATGGTCGGTGACCTGGCCGAACAAGTGGGCACTTACCTGCGCCAGCTTGCCCAGGAGAAGGCGGTGGTTTCTGCACAAAAG ACTTTCTCCGAGGTGGTGGCGGTAGCAGCAGAGGCGCTGGCGGCTGGAATCAACGTCTGTTCCCGGTACCTGTCTCAGCTCCTGGCGGCGATAGGGGTAAACG ATGTCCTCCCCTCGTCCCAGGCGAGTGCGAAGGGTGTGGTCTTCGTCGGCCAGTGGCTCCTCTtcgctctgattggctactgGTTGCTCTGGCTGCTTGTGCGCTCCCTGGCCTCCACTCTGCGCTTCGGCTTCTGGCTGCTGAAGGTGGGCGGGGCCCTCATCGCCTTTGGACTTATCCTGAGTGACCACACCGCCGCCATGGAGACCACCGCCATCCGATTGGCTGTGCTGGTGCTGCTCTGTGTGCTATTGGGCGTCGGGCcgtggaggggcggggctaaaGACGATAAGAGCATACAGCTGGAGAAACACGTGAAGACCCTTGAGAGAAgggtgagggagatggagagaatgatCGAGTGA
- the LOC115540708 gene encoding CD209 antigen-like protein D — MEPVLELDPGPPEEPEDTSLDERRTRKGRSGLKLYACATLTIALLCLLQATLNISLRLHSATSWTKGREHLMDSLDDLTRLGWLYFDQSLYFISTTKKNWEASRDFCLNRGADLLVINSKEEQEFVRRFQDDSWIGLSDRDTEGTWKWVDGTNLTSTVWLPGEPNDFHGAEDCALAKKGGWNDDTCAKFFSWICEKKVVVLDHLDAELKKQVTHKEQDEAPHIISPPSTKNVSVGDTAQFSCHARGQPEPTIQWLYKGWPLKRGREDQSQPAVLGDGGDLVVKGVWPGVYTVSCVANNSAGTANHTTKLLVFGKIGTVRHKIRLEG; from the exons ATGGAGCCTGTCCTTGAGCTGGACCCTGGACCCcctgaggaacctgaggacacgtcTCTGGACGAGAGGCGGACCAGGAAGGGGAGATCTG GTCTGAAGCTGTACGCCTGTGCCACTCTGACCATAGCGCTGCTGTGTTTGCTACAAGCCACTCTCAACATCTCCCTGCGCCTGC ACTCAGCGACATCTTGGACGAAGGGGCGAGAGCACTTAATGGATTCACTTG ATGATTTGACACGACTGGGCTGGCTGTATTTCGACCAGAGTCTCTACTTTATTTCTACTACTAAGAAGAACTGGGAGGCCAGCAGAGACTTCTGTCTGAACAGAGGTGCAGACCTGCTGGTTATCAACAGCAAAGAAGAGCAG GAATTTGTCAGGAGATTTCAGGATGAttcctggattggactgagtgatcgCGACACAGAGGGGACCTGGaagtgggtggatggtaccAACTTGACTTCAAC tgtctggctgcctggtgaACCAAACGACTTCCATGGAGCAGAAGACTGTGCTTTAGCTAAGAAAGGCGGTTGGAACGATGATACGTGTGCCAAGTTTTTCTCCTGGATCTGCGAGAAGAAGGTCGTAGTTCTGGATCATCtggatgctgaactgaagaaaCAGG TGACGCACAAGGAGCAAGATGAGGCCCCCCACATCATaagccccccctccaccaagAACGTGTCCGTGGGCGACACAGCCCAATTCTCCTGCCATGCCAGGGGCCAGCCAGAGCCCACCATCCAGTGGCTATACAAAGGCTGGCCCCTGAAGAGGGGCAGGgaagaccaatcacagcctgcggtcttgggggacgggggggatcTCGTCGTCAAAGGTGTGTGGCCTGGTGTGTACACGGTGAGCTGCGTAGCGAacaacagcgctggcacggccaatcacaccactaagctgcttgtctttggtaagaTCGGGACCGTGCGCCACAAAattcgcttagagggttag